Proteins from one Oscillatoria nigro-viridis PCC 7112 genomic window:
- a CDS encoding WGxxGxxG family protein has protein sequence MKLSDLSKAIGAGIIAAGLALAPAHLPASAQTDTTGGTTSGTNSTTTTTTPRSDVYNADADRDFDWGWLGLLGLSGLLGLIPRKREENVRYTTTTGDREPAVRSDYR, from the coding sequence ATGAAACTTTCTGATTTATCCAAAGCAATCGGTGCAGGTATTATAGCTGCAGGTTTAGCTCTAGCACCAGCTCATCTGCCTGCTTCTGCTCAGACAGATACAACTGGCGGTACAACTTCCGGTACTAACAGCACTACAACCACCACAACTCCTCGCTCCGATGTCTACAATGCTGATGCCGATCGCGATTTTGATTGGGGATGGTTGGGATTGCTAGGCTTGTCTGGTTTGTTGGGTTTGATTCCCCGCAAACGCGAAGAAAATGTCCGCTATACGACTACAACGGGCGATCGCGAGCCCGCCGTGCGTAGTGACTACCGCTAA